Proteins encoded together in one Pseudomonas sp. ADAK13 window:
- a CDS encoding (2Fe-2S)-binding protein, with protein sequence MISQHITVTLEVNGHTTEVSAMADTPLLLILRNDLQLNGPKYGCGLGECGACTVIIDGVAARACVFPLSGAVGRDIITLEGLGTRETPHRVQQAFIDEQAAQCGYCLNGMIMTAKALLDRNPNPSEAEVRTELSGNLCRCGTHIEILRAVLRAARQTP encoded by the coding sequence ATGATCAGCCAGCACATCACGGTAACGCTTGAGGTCAACGGCCACACCACCGAAGTCAGCGCAATGGCGGACACACCGCTATTGCTGATCCTGCGCAATGACCTGCAACTCAACGGCCCCAAGTACGGCTGCGGCCTGGGGGAGTGCGGTGCGTGCACGGTGATCATCGACGGCGTGGCCGCAAGGGCCTGCGTATTCCCGCTGTCGGGTGCAGTGGGCCGCGACATCATCACCCTCGAAGGCCTCGGCACCCGCGAAACCCCGCACCGCGTGCAACAAGCCTTTATCGACGAGCAGGCCGCCCAGTGCGGCTACTGCCTCAACGGCATGATCATGACCGCCAAGGCCTTGCTCGACCGCAATCCCAACCCCAGCGAAGCCGAGGTGCGCACCGAACTGTCGGGCAACCTGTGCCGCTGCGGCACCCATATCGAAATCCTCCGCGCGGTGCTGCGTGCCGCCCGCCAAACGCCTTGA
- a CDS encoding maleate cis-trans isomerase family protein, producing MLKPYRIGQIVPSSNTTMETEIPAMLNARQAIRPERFTFHSSRMRMKQVRKEELAAMDGESDRCAIELSDAKVDVLGYACLVAIMAMGLGYHRNSEQRLRKATADNDANAPVITSAGALIEGLKVMGAKRIAIVAPYMKPLTELVVNYIREEGFDVVDWRALEIPDNLEVARHDPANLPAIVAGMNLEGVDVIVLSACVQMQSLPVVAKVEAQTGLPVLTAAIATTYAMLKALDLEPIVPGAGALLSGAY from the coding sequence ATGCTCAAGCCTTACCGCATCGGCCAGATCGTGCCGAGCTCCAACACCACCATGGAAACCGAGATCCCGGCGATGCTCAACGCGCGCCAGGCAATTCGTCCGGAACGCTTCACCTTTCACTCCAGCCGCATGCGCATGAAGCAAGTGCGCAAGGAAGAACTGGCGGCGATGGACGGCGAGTCCGACCGTTGCGCCATCGAGCTGTCCGACGCCAAGGTCGACGTGCTGGGCTACGCCTGCCTGGTGGCGATCATGGCCATGGGGCTGGGTTACCACCGCAATTCCGAACAGCGCCTGCGCAAGGCCACCGCCGACAACGACGCCAACGCCCCGGTGATCACCAGTGCCGGCGCCTTGATCGAAGGCCTGAAAGTGATGGGCGCCAAGCGCATCGCCATCGTCGCGCCGTACATGAAACCGCTGACCGAACTGGTGGTGAACTACATCCGCGAAGAAGGCTTTGACGTAGTGGACTGGCGCGCCCTGGAAATCCCCGACAACCTCGAAGTGGCCCGCCACGACCCGGCCAACCTGCCGGCCATCGTCGCCGGAATGAACCTGGAAGGCGTCGACGTGATCGTGCTGTCGGCCTGCGTGCAAATGCAGTCGCTGCCCGTGGTGGCCAAGGTCGAAGCGCAAACCGGCCTGCCGGTGCTCACCGCCGCGATTGCTACCACCTACGCCATGCTCAAGGCCCTGGACCTGGAACCCATCGTCCCCGGCGCCGGCGCCCTGCTCTCCGGCGCCTACTAA
- a CDS encoding molybdopterin cofactor-binding domain-containing protein has product MTDAIPSRDQWLAKAGVLLIVDDVLPPSGPVAKGGTPTVKPKELGLFIAVNDDGLVYAFNGHVDLGTGIRTSLAQIVAEELDLTMEQVRMVLGDTERVPNQGATIASATLQISAIPLRNAAAEARRFLLARAAQRWSVDAHSLKIDAGVISAEDGRTTTYGELVTGEHDQLRISGDAPLKAAADYRLVGKGAARVDIPGKATGELTYVHDMRVPDMLHGRVIRPPYAGLDCGDFVGNSLLKVDESSIAHIPGIVAVVVIRDFVGVVALREEQAIKAAQELQVHWKPWNHPLPDMSDVEQAIRDNPRVRRTVLDQGNVDEALASASQRMPRTYLWPYQMHGSIGPSCGVADYQPGVSRVWSGSQNPHLLRADLAWLLECAEDAIDVIRMEAAGCYGRNCADDVCADALLLSRAVGKPVRVQLTREQEHLWEPKGTAQLMDVDGGLNADGSIAAYDFETSYPSNGAPTLALLLTGRVEPVAAMFEMGDRTSIPPYDIGNMRVTINDMAPIVRASWMRGVSALPNTFAHESYIDELAFAAGVDPVEYRLRYLKDERAIDLVKSTAERANWAPRTAPMQTANEDHLLRGRGFAYARYIHSKFPGFGAAWAAWVADVAIDKHTGDVSVTRVVIGHDSGMMINPAGVQHQIHGNVIQSTSRVLKERVTFEESTVASKEWGGYPILTFPEVPQIDVLMMPRQDQPPMGAGESASVPSAAAIANAIYDATGIRFRELPITPERVLAALNAGTLGEPAKSPQKRRKWLFGSLFAALGAVLGMAATAWPFHGEIAPIAPPSAGTWSKATLERGRLLAAVGDCAVCHTAPGGATNAGGLAMHTPFGTLYSSNITPDEKTGIGNWSYPAFERAMRDGIGRDGRNLYPAFPYTAFRNINDADMQALYAYLMSQAPVSQAPVPNAMSFPFNMRPLMAGWNALFLRRGEITVQPQRSEQWNRGAYLVNGLGHCAACHSPRNLMGAEKGGKAFLAGGTVDGWEAPALNGLSKAPTPWTEDQLFTYLSTGYSDAHGVATGPMGPVVTELAKLPKTDIRAMAVYLASLNDSSAAEAQVVAAATLPNANGRRVFEGSCKACHADGQGPKLFGVSPSLATNTNVHSDQPDNLIKVILQGISTPATKDLGYMPAFKDSLSNTQVADLAAYLRGRFAPDAPQWKGLEQTVAHLRANPGTH; this is encoded by the coding sequence ATGACTGACGCAATCCCTTCCCGTGACCAATGGCTGGCCAAGGCCGGCGTCCTGCTGATCGTCGATGACGTGCTGCCCCCTTCGGGGCCAGTGGCCAAGGGCGGCACACCGACGGTCAAGCCCAAGGAGCTGGGGCTGTTTATCGCCGTGAACGATGACGGGTTGGTGTACGCCTTCAACGGGCACGTGGACCTGGGCACCGGCATTCGCACCTCGCTGGCGCAGATCGTGGCCGAAGAGCTGGACCTGACCATGGAGCAGGTGCGCATGGTGCTGGGTGATACGGAGCGCGTGCCGAACCAGGGCGCGACCATCGCCAGTGCGACCTTGCAGATCTCCGCGATCCCGCTGCGCAACGCCGCCGCCGAAGCCCGGCGTTTCCTTCTGGCGCGAGCGGCGCAACGCTGGTCGGTCGATGCACACAGCCTGAAGATCGACGCAGGTGTTATCAGCGCCGAAGACGGACGCACCACCACCTACGGCGAGCTGGTGACGGGCGAGCATGACCAACTGCGCATCAGCGGCGATGCACCGCTGAAGGCGGCCGCCGATTACCGCCTGGTGGGCAAGGGCGCTGCCCGGGTGGATATCCCCGGCAAGGCCACTGGCGAGCTGACTTACGTCCACGACATGCGCGTGCCGGACATGCTCCACGGCCGGGTGATTCGCCCGCCGTATGCGGGCCTGGATTGCGGTGACTTTGTCGGCAATAGCCTGTTGAAGGTAGACGAGTCCTCCATCGCCCACATCCCGGGCATCGTCGCGGTGGTGGTGATCCGTGATTTTGTCGGCGTGGTCGCCTTGCGCGAAGAACAGGCGATCAAGGCCGCCCAGGAACTGCAGGTTCACTGGAAACCCTGGAACCACCCGTTGCCGGACATGAGCGATGTGGAGCAGGCGATTCGTGATAACCCCCGAGTACGGCGCACGGTGCTCGACCAGGGCAACGTCGACGAAGCCCTGGCTTCCGCCAGCCAGCGCATGCCGCGCACCTACCTGTGGCCGTACCAGATGCACGGCTCCATTGGCCCGTCCTGCGGCGTGGCGGATTATCAGCCCGGGGTCAGCCGGGTCTGGTCGGGCAGCCAGAACCCGCACCTGCTGCGGGCGGATCTGGCCTGGCTACTGGAATGCGCAGAAGACGCCATCGACGTGATCCGTATGGAAGCCGCCGGCTGTTATGGCCGCAATTGCGCCGACGATGTGTGCGCCGATGCCTTGCTGTTGTCCCGCGCCGTGGGCAAGCCAGTGCGGGTGCAACTGACCCGCGAACAGGAACACCTGTGGGAGCCCAAGGGCACCGCACAGCTGATGGATGTGGATGGCGGCCTGAACGCCGACGGCAGCATCGCCGCCTATGACTTTGAAACCAGCTACCCGTCCAACGGCGCGCCCACCCTGGCGCTGCTGTTGACCGGGCGGGTCGAGCCGGTGGCCGCGATGTTCGAAATGGGCGACCGCACCTCGATCCCGCCTTACGACATCGGCAACATGCGGGTCACCATCAACGACATGGCGCCGATCGTGCGCGCCTCGTGGATGCGCGGGGTGTCGGCACTGCCAAACACCTTCGCCCACGAATCCTATATCGACGAACTGGCGTTTGCCGCCGGGGTCGATCCGGTGGAATACCGCCTGCGTTACCTGAAAGACGAGCGCGCCATCGACCTGGTCAAATCCACCGCCGAGCGGGCCAACTGGGCACCGCGCACCGCGCCGATGCAAACCGCGAATGAGGACCACCTGCTGCGAGGCCGAGGCTTTGCCTACGCGCGCTACATCCACAGCAAGTTCCCCGGCTTCGGCGCGGCGTGGGCGGCCTGGGTGGCGGACGTGGCCATCGACAAACACACCGGTGATGTCTCGGTGACCCGCGTGGTGATCGGGCATGACTCGGGGATGATGATCAACCCGGCGGGGGTGCAGCATCAGATCCACGGCAATGTGATCCAGTCCACCAGCCGCGTGCTCAAGGAGCGCGTGACCTTTGAAGAGTCGACCGTGGCGAGCAAGGAGTGGGGCGGTTATCCGATCCTGACCTTCCCTGAAGTGCCGCAGATCGACGTGCTGATGATGCCGCGCCAGGACCAGCCACCAATGGGCGCCGGCGAGTCTGCCTCGGTGCCCAGTGCGGCAGCGATTGCCAACGCGATCTATGACGCCACCGGCATTCGTTTTCGCGAATTGCCGATTACCCCCGAGCGCGTGCTGGCGGCGCTGAATGCGGGCACATTGGGCGAGCCGGCAAAGTCCCCGCAGAAGCGTCGCAAATGGCTATTCGGCTCATTGTTCGCCGCCTTGGGTGCGGTGCTGGGGATGGCGGCCACGGCCTGGCCGTTCCACGGTGAAATCGCCCCGATTGCGCCGCCCAGCGCCGGCACCTGGTCCAAGGCCACGCTGGAACGCGGGCGTTTGCTGGCCGCCGTGGGGGATTGCGCGGTGTGCCACACGGCACCGGGCGGCGCCACCAATGCCGGCGGGCTGGCGATGCACACGCCGTTCGGCACGCTGTACAGCAGCAACATCACCCCGGATGAGAAGACCGGGATTGGCAACTGGTCCTACCCGGCGTTCGAGCGGGCGATGCGCGACGGCATTGGCCGCGACGGACGCAACCTGTACCCGGCGTTTCCCTATACCGCGTTTCGCAATATCAACGATGCCGACATGCAGGCGTTGTATGCCTACCTGATGTCCCAGGCCCCCGTGAGCCAGGCACCCGTGCCGAATGCCATGAGTTTTCCGTTCAATATGCGGCCGTTGATGGCCGGGTGGAATGCGCTGTTTTTGCGCCGGGGGGAAATCACCGTGCAACCCCAGCGCAGCGAGCAATGGAATCGCGGGGCCTATCTGGTCAATGGCCTGGGGCACTGCGCGGCGTGCCACTCACCGCGTAACTTGATGGGGGCGGAGAAGGGCGGCAAGGCATTCCTCGCGGGCGGCACGGTGGACGGCTGGGAGGCGCCGGCCTTGAATGGCTTGTCCAAGGCGCCGACGCCGTGGACCGAAGACCAACTGTTCACCTATTTGAGCACCGGCTATTCCGACGCACACGGCGTGGCGACAGGGCCGATGGGACCGGTCGTGACTGAGCTGGCGAAACTGCCCAAGACCGACATCCGCGCGATGGCGGTGTACCTGGCCTCACTGAACGACAGCAGCGCCGCCGAAGCGCAGGTGGTAGCCGCCGCGACGCTGCCCAATGCGAATGGACGACGGGTATTCGAAGGTTCATGCAAGGCCTGCCATGCCGACGGGCAGGGGCCGAAGCTGTTCGGCGTCAGCCCGTCACTGGCGACCAATACCAATGTGCACAGCGACCAGCCGGACAACCTGATCAAGGTAATCCTGCAAGGCATCAGCACCCCGGCGACCAAGGACCTGGGCTACATGCCCGCGTTCAAGGACAGCCTGTCCAACACCCAGGTGGCGGATTTGGCCGCATACCTGCGCGGGCGTTTTGCACCCGATGCACCGCAGTGGAAAGGCCTGGAACAAACCGTTGCACACCTGCGAGCCAACCCCGGCACCCACTGA
- a CDS encoding alpha/beta fold hydrolase: MSSFLYGGNVQANGIRQHYLRYGGKGPALILIPGITSPAITWGFVAERLGLHFDTYVLDVRGRGLSSTGPELDYSADTCADDIGAFADALKLDSYHLVGHSMGARFAVRSAVRHPRGVNRVVLIDPPMSGPGRREYPSKLPWYVDSIRQSLVGMDAEAMRAFCATWTDEQLQLRAEWLHTCYEPAIVRAFNDFHTVDFHQDLPNLEAPALLIVAGRGGVIQPEDVAQVRQLQPSLQVAHVPNAGHMIPWDDLEGFFTAFGDFLGQPLTA, encoded by the coding sequence GTGAGCAGCTTTCTCTATGGCGGCAACGTCCAGGCCAACGGCATTCGCCAGCATTACCTGCGCTATGGCGGCAAGGGCCCGGCACTGATCCTGATTCCCGGCATCACCAGCCCGGCGATTACCTGGGGTTTTGTCGCGGAACGCCTGGGCCTGCATTTCGACACGTATGTGCTGGATGTGCGCGGTCGCGGCCTGTCGTCCACCGGCCCGGAACTGGACTACAGCGCCGACACCTGCGCCGATGACATTGGCGCGTTTGCCGACGCGCTGAAGCTCGACAGCTATCACCTGGTGGGCCATTCCATGGGCGCGCGGTTTGCCGTGCGCAGTGCGGTGCGCCATCCCCGGGGCGTCAACCGCGTGGTGTTGATCGACCCGCCAATGTCCGGCCCCGGTCGCCGTGAATACCCGAGCAAACTGCCGTGGTACGTCGACTCGATTCGCCAATCGCTGGTGGGCATGGACGCTGAAGCCATGCGCGCGTTCTGCGCCACCTGGACCGACGAGCAGCTGCAACTGCGCGCCGAATGGCTGCACACCTGCTACGAGCCGGCGATCGTGCGCGCGTTCAATGACTTCCACACCGTGGACTTCCATCAGGACCTGCCGAACCTGGAGGCGCCTGCCCTGCTGATTGTCGCCGGACGCGGCGGTGTTATTCAGCCCGAAGATGTCGCGCAAGTCCGACAGTTACAGCCAAGCCTGCAGGTGGCCCACGTGCCGAATGCCGGACACATGATCCCTTGGGACGACCTTGAAGGTTTTTTCACAGCCTTCGGCGACTTCCTCGGCCAGCCCCTGACTGCCTAA
- a CDS encoding MFS transporter encodes MPIANAAPATTVADPVHTLYHKITWKLIPFLCFCYLAAYLDRINIGFAKLQMLDQLHFSETAFGLGAGLFFVGYIIFEVPSNLILEKVGAKIWIARIMITWGLLSACTMLVTSTTQFYILRFLLGAAEAGFLPGVLYYLTTWFPTHRRGRIIALFMIGLPLSSVIGGPLSGWIMGHFDNMAGLRGWQWLFLIEAVPSVLLGVWTFWALPNTYQQAKWLSPEEKTLLESELRKDDADGAGSKHSFRDGFFNLKVWMLGGIDFSILLSAYAMGFWMPTFIRNAGITDTFHIGILTALPSVAALLGMLLIGASSDKHRERRWHIIVPFFIGAAAMATSTFFTHNVVATVALFAIASAAIIGAVPVFFSLPATFLKGTAAATGFALACSLANIAGLVSNSLMGVAIDVTGSSAGALWFFAGCLILSSFLVIALPAKLVNR; translated from the coding sequence ATGCCCATTGCGAATGCAGCGCCCGCGACTACGGTCGCCGATCCGGTCCACACGCTCTACCACAAGATCACCTGGAAGCTGATTCCGTTCCTGTGTTTCTGCTACCTCGCCGCCTACCTGGACCGCATCAATATCGGCTTCGCCAAATTGCAGATGCTCGACCAGTTGCACTTCAGCGAAACCGCGTTCGGCCTCGGCGCCGGGCTGTTTTTTGTCGGCTATATCATTTTTGAAGTACCCAGCAACCTGATCCTGGAAAAGGTCGGCGCGAAGATCTGGATCGCCCGCATCATGATCACCTGGGGCCTGCTCTCGGCCTGCACCATGCTGGTCACCTCCACCACTCAGTTCTACATCCTGCGGTTCCTGCTGGGCGCCGCCGAGGCCGGGTTCCTGCCGGGCGTGCTGTATTACCTGACCACCTGGTTTCCCACCCATCGCAGGGGGCGGATCATCGCCCTGTTCATGATCGGCCTGCCGCTGTCCAGCGTGATCGGCGGCCCGTTGTCCGGCTGGATCATGGGCCACTTCGACAACATGGCCGGCCTGCGCGGCTGGCAGTGGCTGTTCCTGATCGAAGCGGTGCCCAGCGTGCTGCTCGGTGTGTGGACCTTCTGGGCACTGCCCAACACCTATCAGCAAGCCAAGTGGCTGTCGCCTGAAGAAAAGACCCTGCTGGAAAGCGAACTGCGCAAGGACGACGCCGACGGTGCCGGCAGCAAGCACAGCTTCCGCGACGGTTTCTTCAACCTCAAGGTGTGGATGCTTGGCGGTATCGACTTCTCGATCCTGCTCAGCGCCTACGCCATGGGCTTCTGGATGCCGACGTTTATCCGCAACGCGGGCATCACCGACACCTTCCACATCGGCATCCTCACCGCCTTGCCCAGCGTGGCGGCGTTGCTGGGCATGCTGCTGATCGGTGCCAGTTCCGACAAACACCGTGAACGCCGCTGGCACATCATCGTGCCGTTTTTCATCGGCGCGGCAGCGATGGCCACCAGCACCTTCTTCACCCATAACGTGGTCGCCACCGTGGCCCTGTTTGCGATTGCCTCCGCGGCGATCATCGGTGCGGTGCCGGTGTTTTTCAGCCTGCCGGCGACCTTTCTCAAAGGCACCGCGGCGGCCACCGGCTTTGCCCTGGCCTGTTCACTGGCGAACATCGCAGGCCTGGTGAGCAACTCGTTGATGGGCGTTGCGATTGACGTCACAGGCAGCAGTGCCGGAGCCTTGTGGTTTTTTGCCGGCTGCCTGATTCTCAGCAGCTTCCTGGTCATCGCCTTGCCGGCGAAACTGGTGAACCGTTAA
- a CDS encoding MarR family winged helix-turn-helix transcriptional regulator, which produces MPDSYVFSEQVGHLLRKAYQRHLAIFQQNVGDSQLTAVQFVTLCALRDHGASSLTELVKATAVDQATIRGIVERLKARELITLEPDPQDKRKVVVNLSASGAALVQQTVPCAATITELTLSNLNPAERVAVLFLLRKMIDDPQA; this is translated from the coding sequence GTGCCTGATTCCTACGTTTTCTCCGAGCAAGTTGGCCACCTGCTGCGCAAGGCCTACCAGCGCCACCTGGCGATCTTCCAGCAGAACGTGGGCGACTCCCAACTCACCGCCGTGCAGTTCGTCACCCTGTGTGCCCTGCGCGATCACGGTGCAAGCTCGCTCACCGAACTGGTCAAGGCCACCGCCGTCGACCAGGCGACCATCCGCGGCATCGTCGAACGCCTCAAGGCCCGCGAACTGATCACCCTGGAACCCGACCCCCAGGACAAACGCAAAGTGGTGGTCAACCTGTCCGCATCCGGCGCCGCGCTGGTGCAGCAAACCGTACCCTGCGCCGCGACCATCACCGAGCTGACCCTGAGCAACCTCAACCCCGCCGAACGCGTGGCCGTGCTGTTCCTGCTACGCAAAATGATCGACGACCCCCAAGCCTGA
- a CDS encoding 2,5-dihydroxypyridine 5,6-dioxygenase: MPVSDCELTQMFEHVLKLSKVDPTQSVAVLKSHYSDPRTVRAAMDAAQRLGAKVYAVELPSFNHPRAMGNDMTAYCGDTALTGNIAAQRALEAADLIVDTMMLLHSPEQEQILKTGTRILLAVEPPEVLARMLPTEEDKVRVLAAEELLKKARSIHVKSRAGSDFRAALGQYPSVTEYGFADEPGRWDHWPSGFLFSWPNEETAEGVLVLDIGDILLPFKTYTREKITLEIEKGFITRIHGGFEAEYLRDYMKYFNDPEVYGISHIGWGLQPRAQWTAMGLHDKNDGMCMDARAFYGNFLFSTGPNTEVGGTRKTPCHMDIPLRNCDVYLDDEAVVIAGDVVAPQASLAR, from the coding sequence ATGCCGGTAAGTGATTGCGAACTGACCCAGATGTTTGAACACGTGTTGAAGCTATCGAAGGTCGATCCGACCCAGAGCGTCGCCGTGCTCAAGAGCCATTACTCCGACCCGCGCACCGTGCGTGCCGCGATGGACGCTGCGCAGCGCCTGGGGGCCAAGGTGTACGCGGTGGAATTGCCGTCGTTCAACCATCCCCGGGCGATGGGCAATGACATGACCGCCTACTGCGGCGACACCGCGCTGACCGGCAATATTGCGGCCCAGCGGGCGCTGGAGGCGGCCGACCTGATCGTCGACACCATGATGCTGTTGCACTCGCCGGAGCAGGAACAGATCCTCAAGACCGGCACGCGCATCCTGCTGGCGGTGGAGCCCCCGGAAGTGCTGGCGCGCATGCTGCCGACCGAGGAAGACAAGGTGCGCGTGCTGGCAGCTGAAGAGTTGCTGAAAAAGGCTCGCTCGATCCACGTCAAATCCCGCGCCGGCAGTGATTTTCGCGCAGCGCTGGGGCAATACCCGTCCGTCACCGAGTACGGCTTTGCCGATGAGCCGGGGCGCTGGGACCACTGGCCCAGCGGCTTCCTGTTCTCCTGGCCCAACGAAGAAACCGCCGAGGGCGTGCTGGTGCTGGATATCGGCGACATTTTGCTGCCGTTCAAGACCTACACCCGGGAGAAAATCACCCTGGAGATCGAGAAGGGCTTCATCACCCGGATTCACGGTGGTTTCGAGGCCGAATACCTGCGCGACTACATGAAATACTTCAACGACCCCGAGGTCTACGGCATCTCCCACATCGGCTGGGGCCTGCAGCCGCGGGCGCAATGGACGGCGATGGGCCTGCACGACAAGAACGACGGCATGTGCATGGATGCCCGCGCGTTCTACGGCAACTTCCTGTTCTCTACCGGCCCGAATACCGAAGTCGGCGGCACCCGCAAGACGCCGTGCCACATGGACATCCCGCTGCGCAACTGCGACGTCTACCTCGATGATGAGGCCGTAGTCATCGCAGGCGATGTAGTGGCGCCCCAAGCCTCCCTGGCACGCTAA
- a CDS encoding FAD-dependent monooxygenase encodes MGSTQKIAIVGAGLGGAAAATLLQQAGFDVDIYEQAPEFSRLGAGIHMGPNIMKIFRRMGIEKQLDLMGSHPEHWFSRDGETGDYLSRIPLTGYGASYITVHRGDLHALQMSTLKPGTLHFNKRLETLEETDTQVRLTFADGEVTYADIVIGADGINSRIREELLGAEKPLYSGWVAHRALIRGDQLAKYDLKFEDCIKWWTEDRHMMVYYTTGKRDEYYYVTGVPHPEWDFQGAFVDSSREEMFDAFKGYHPTVQALIESTESVTKWPLRNRNPLPLWSRGRLVLLGDACHPMKPHMAQGAGMAIEDAAMLTRCLQETGISDYRTAFELYEANRKERASRVQAVSNANTWLRTQEDPDWVYGYDLYAQQLKSGVAA; translated from the coding sequence ATGGGAAGCACACAAAAAATCGCAATCGTCGGCGCCGGCCTTGGCGGTGCCGCCGCTGCCACCCTGCTGCAACAGGCCGGGTTTGACGTGGACATCTACGAGCAGGCGCCGGAATTTTCCCGCCTGGGTGCCGGGATCCACATGGGCCCCAACATCATGAAAATCTTCCGGCGCATGGGCATCGAAAAGCAGCTGGACCTGATGGGCTCGCACCCCGAGCACTGGTTCAGCCGCGACGGCGAAACCGGCGATTACCTGTCACGCATCCCCCTGACCGGCTATGGCGCGTCCTATATCACCGTGCACCGCGGCGACCTGCACGCGCTGCAGATGTCCACCCTCAAACCCGGCACCCTGCACTTCAACAAGCGCCTGGAAACCCTCGAAGAAACCGACACCCAGGTACGCCTGACCTTCGCCGACGGCGAAGTGACCTACGCCGACATTGTGATCGGTGCCGACGGCATCAACTCGCGCATCCGTGAGGAACTGCTGGGTGCGGAAAAACCCCTGTACAGCGGCTGGGTCGCCCACCGCGCACTGATCCGTGGCGATCAACTGGCCAAGTACGACCTGAAGTTCGAAGACTGCATCAAGTGGTGGACCGAGGACCGGCACATGATGGTCTACTACACCACCGGCAAGCGCGACGAGTATTACTACGTCACCGGTGTGCCGCACCCGGAGTGGGACTTCCAGGGCGCCTTCGTCGACAGCAGCCGCGAAGAGATGTTCGACGCGTTCAAGGGCTACCATCCCACCGTCCAGGCCCTGATCGAATCCACCGAAAGCGTGACCAAATGGCCGTTGCGCAACCGCAACCCGCTGCCGTTGTGGAGCCGTGGCCGCCTGGTGTTGCTGGGCGATGCCTGCCACCCGATGAAGCCGCACATGGCCCAGGGTGCCGGCATGGCAATCGAAGACGCGGCGATGCTGACCCGCTGCCTGCAGGAAACCGGCATCAGCGACTACCGCACCGCCTTCGAACTGTATGAGGCCAACCGCAAGGAGCGCGCCTCCCGGGTCCAGGCGGTGTCCAACGCCAACACCTGGCTGCGCACCCAGGAAGATCCGGACTGGGTCTACGGCTATGACCTCTACGCCCAGCAACTGAAATCGGGGGTGGCCGCGTGA
- a CDS encoding N-carbamoylsarcosine amidohydrolase: protein MSEQSADANYQGVWGNRIGFGKKSALLMIDFMQGYTTEDAPLFAPGVVSAVAESVELLASARHHGISVVHTNIRYHPGHFADGGIWVKKAPVMKDMVEGNPLAAFCTEVLPLANEVVITKQYASAFFGSSLAPMLHAMGVDTVVLAGCSTSGCIRATAVDAVQHGFRTIVVRECVGDRHPAPHEANLFDIDSKYGDVVSKREAMSKFKEQ, encoded by the coding sequence ATGAGCGAACAATCCGCCGACGCCAACTACCAGGGCGTCTGGGGCAACCGCATTGGCTTTGGCAAAAAATCCGCCCTGCTGATGATCGATTTCATGCAAGGCTACACCACCGAAGACGCGCCGTTGTTTGCACCGGGCGTAGTCAGTGCCGTCGCCGAAAGCGTTGAGCTGCTGGCCAGCGCACGGCATCACGGGATCAGCGTGGTGCACACCAATATCCGTTACCATCCGGGCCATTTCGCCGACGGCGGTATCTGGGTAAAAAAGGCCCCTGTGATGAAAGACATGGTCGAGGGCAACCCCCTGGCCGCGTTCTGCACCGAGGTCTTGCCCCTGGCCAATGAAGTAGTCATCACCAAACAATACGCCAGCGCGTTTTTCGGCAGCAGCCTGGCCCCGATGCTGCACGCCATGGGCGTCGACACCGTGGTGCTCGCCGGCTGCTCCACCAGTGGCTGCATCCGCGCCACCGCAGTGGACGCGGTGCAACACGGGTTTCGCACCATCGTCGTGCGCGAATGCGTCGGCGACCGCCACCCGGCGCCCCACGAAGCCAACTTGTTTGATATCGACAGCAAGTACGGCGACGTGGTCAGCAAGCGGGAGGCCATGAGCAAGTTCAAGGAGCAATAA